The genome window tctttctgtttacattagtcgtgtctatggcacttAAGCGTAAGTCAGCTCCGTCCCAGAACCCTTTACACTCTAGGGCATCgtcttcttctgatcctactccttctTATATTTGGTTCCGTGAAGAGGATGCTCAAAAggacttcttggagaacttttctcgactAGGTGTTCATTTGGAACGTCGAGTCATTTTAGCGGACATCGCTGACACTGACCTTCCCATTGTCATTCACAGTcagggatgggagtcactgtgtgatgtCCTGGTCACTTGTCCATCTATGCTAATCCAAGAGTTtcactccaacatgcatggattcgatttttcagtacctctcttttctactcgcgttcgaggtacgcgcattgtaGTCACACCGTTacttgttgcggatgtgcttcatGTTCCGAAGGTAGATATCCTGACTACCTGAGCGTctaaggactgtgtccaaagacgagatgatttcCGCTTTCTATGAGTATCTCACAGATTAGGGTGATCgtcagtttacaccatgtaagACCTTTGCTAAaagtcctagattcatgaacatggtgatgacttttgttttgtacccactctctcactataactctatcacagaacCTCATACtcgatttttgttttctttgttagAGCACCTCACTgtagattttccttcacattttattctttctatcttagatgtgtatagggataCGGTTACCCGTGATaatctcattttcccttcggctatcacgcggattctatgccatttttctgttcccttTCCCTCTTTCGACCATTTttctgtcatgtgtgccatagactacgctaccgttaaacatAGCGAGGCGTAGTTTAGGTCACGACAGTCGGATTCAGCAGCTCCTCCCTCTTGTTCAGCTCCGTCTCATTTTGCTCCATCCCCATCGACTCATTCCTCTTCTATGGGGGATGTGActctaggagacatcatggcgtagctgcagtgcatagatgctcgccttgatacactctctatagagttgtatcaggtgaacgttcatGTCAGTCGTATTACACGGCGACAGGCGACCATGGGTGGTTATGCTCCTGAGGCTTCTCCTTCACCACCTCCTCTAGTTGCTTCTGATTCTGAGGttgagaatgatgatgatggtggtgatgatgatgcttcagatgatgatgatggagatgctagctctaccaatgagatgtctacttgacactcttaccctttgtcactcgtgacaaaaagagaaagtagttttggatatgagagtaatCATTCTTAgagggagagttagtataggacattttgttagggggagtgttttttttttagggatgtagTGAGTATTACTTGTATCTTtgtcttttctctattttagatacatttattcttaTACATGGGTTTTGTGACaatttttgacatacattgtacttatcttctttatatatgttgatgtatatttctttcacctacccttacatgtgttgcttcttttctctctttatgcacgtGCTTCTTATTACGtatatgcaatctattatttctattgtttcacacaaagatgccttgatgagttttgtttaaagtgtttcagaaatacagattgtcaaagtctacttgccataaattctcttcttgcaaagtttttcaagaatttgtgttaggatagattttattgtattcaacaaataaatataagttgagtgatttatgacttctctcatatgttcatttgtttgatgtggttttgtcacgaattgccaaaagggaagattgttaggacatatgtaattcacttgttaagaacatatgtcactattttatgtaattgacttatcttaagggcactcgttagcatgatccaaagaaaaaaacactaaGGTCTTTTGTCAAACAATTTTTGTGCATTTAATAAAAAGCAccaacatttttgtttttgaaaaatgggtGATTATTAGTAGAGACAGACATATACAAACTAAAATTCAGAGAATACAAAATCGGTGAAATTAAAGTGACCAAACCAGCTGTAAGAATAAGATAGAACGTTTTATAAAGCGCCTGAGTAACAAAGAAAAGAATCGGAAGAATATAATAGGATTTGGGGCTGTTTTCGAGAGAACAATTActctgattttttgtttttatttatttttacgtAGATTCATTGTTCTCttggttcaaacttcaaagtgcCTAGGTAACTATAACGGGAAACGGAATATGGAAAGTGGGCatggatattaaaaaaaaattacaaaaaattaattaaaaaaaaatgaaataataatgcAAGAGACACAGCACTTTGCTAAATCGAATTCCAATtaacatttaatttaaaatctaattgaatttaaactttttgatttttgcacctaataaatcacttgacacaaaaaattaaaaattagataagacatgtgacgcaaaattagacttcaatttaaaatttaattggattttttctctactttacctattaatatatactggcttgtaaccccatgcatatacatgaatatacttaaaaatatacaataagatacataatataatttctatatatataatttaaatactattaatagtcatttttatattttgttaactctttaaaaaaatttgtaaggatattattaggtgcaaaatgtaaaatttcatttttaaaaaaattattgtgaagcactttttttttttttacaatttatttattctaggctctttggtttttgtacaaaataactcacttggatgaatatttatgatgtagtcccacatttgattctaaaattaagaaataaaactctttaagaatatataatttaggacacatgacgcaaaattggaaCTATAacttggaattctaatttgagtttctctcaactTCACCCATTAttatatacatagatatatagactagtattatgcccgtgcgatacatggtttaataaaaaaaaattttgataatatactcaaatttaataacaaataaaatagtaaaaatattttcaaaaattaagttacatggaaaatgtatattatgtaagtttttttttttttaaatgatattatAAAAGCTATTAgtagtaaaattgtaatttaattatatgtgtgtgtgtgtggcacTTAAAAATCTTTACATTATACTTGCTAACATGTATAGTAGCAGAAGTgctaatcatatataaatttcttgtatatatgaccaaaaacaaattccataaattacaaaaatgtaaGTATTTAGACTACAGTGtaaatatttacttataaatTACCAGTCATAGCCATTTTAATGTTGTCATAAGTGAGGAAATAATCTGCATAATCAATTAAGAACactaaatcaaaaaataatatcaataatcAAGATGCATTGcatcatctaaaatttttttttaaaaaaatcatataatttaagcaataattgaACTACATTAATGgaaactcataaaaaaaatgaagatagtTCTCCTAATTTCATATGGTAGATGAGTTCCATCCCAAATAGATTCAGAGACAAAATTTTgactgaaataaaattttcataaattgtgtgtgtgtgtgtgtgtgcgcgcatgtgtgcatgtgtgtaAGTGTCCAAACCTTCTGGGGTAccacaatcaaaataatttcaaaaatagataaataaaagtgCATGAAGAGAAGCAAAAATTGTATTGCaatgtaaatgtaaaagtttacatataaattaattGACTAGCCATTTTGATATTGCCATAAGTGAGGAAATAATCTGCACAATCAATTAAGAACACCAAATCAAAAGATACATTAATAATTGAGATGAATTgcattatgtaaaatatttttaaaaatcatagaATTTAAGTAACACTTGAACTACGTtaatagaaaatagaaacacaaaaataaataaataaataaaaagaagacaacTATTCTCACCAAAAAAGCCAAATCCTTCCTTTTGAAGTTCTTCActtaattttgggtttttattgattgattttagcatTCTTAAATAGTGGAGTAGAGTAGACTTAGAGAGTTTTAATTCAACtcacattgatttttttttttttttgtttaatccaaaacAAATTGTAGCTAATAGGTGTAGTAATATaacctaaatgaaaaaaaaaaaaaaaaaaaaaaaaaaaaaaaaaagaaaaaaaaaagaagattagaTGAAGATAAAGATTTTGGAttaattgtaatcaaattaagaagaaatagatgaagataagataaaaaaaaaaattatctaattttttttacgtgtaataatttggtttttttttattaattgattttagCATTCTTAAATTGTTTTAGTTCAACTCAATTTCTCTTGGATTCAAACTTAATTTAAGATTTGTATAACGTGAAACAACTTTATTtccaacatatttaattatatcTTTCCCAATTTTAAAATCTCTCAAAacttcatgtaaaaaaaaaaaaggtaaaaattacatgaattataaaattagttgataTGAAAACACAACTACtactttatctataaaaaaaaaaaaaaaaagttgataagaacgaaatttaatatatattttattaacttagaaattataggagaagaattCTAAAATGTTTATGCAATATAGTGATACTGATTGACGTAACTACAATGTTtaagctcaacttttattaCATACTCTGATATGGATCTCGTGATTGGGCATGAGCTGTTGAGGGACCATTCTTGGTAATGCAGGCTGTGATGAATAATTTCACTGCTGTACTGGAGCATAAGATATACTATTATATTGCAAATTGCAAAACTACGtactttgaaaatttgtattcaaaGCCGCGTTGTGAAAGGAACTTGGAAGGTCAAAGTGGTCAACAATATCTAGAAGGCCGTGACACTGTGCAAAAATCAAACACGAAATCCCGTACATTAAGTGCAGTATCTCAGGAcagaaatatatttatattatattatgccTTTAAAACCATAAATACAAAGGGGAAACCGAGATTAAAGTTTTCTCagccacccaaaaaaaaaaaaaaaaaaaggtcattacTCAGGCTAAGCGCCCCAATTCTCAATAGTCAATGCTTtatgaaacaaacaaatagcaataaaattacaaatcaaGGAAGCTAGCAAAAGCAAGGACTGAGTCTCTCTGTCCCAATTATTATCATGGCAATTTCTTCTTAATGACCATCAAAAAAGGCCTAGTAATGTTGCACAGTGACGTTGCACCGGATAACCGAGTATTGGGCAGGAATGTCCAAGAAATATGTCTCAAAAGTAGCATAGCCACGAGCAAACCTGAATTTCCCTGTTCCGGCCACCACTGCAACCTCTCTAACAGCCTCAAATTGCTTGCTAACACCTTGTATTTGTATGGTGCTTCCGTTGTACTCTTTGTTTGTGAATACTATTGATATCATAACATGTGAATTCAACCCATCCAACCCGGCTGTCACATACATGCCTTGAGCACGCCCAACTTCAGGTGACTTTGGATCTGAGGTCTCAGTGATATAGTCATCAGTGACAAAGACAGTGCCAAATTGAGTGAATGTCCAAGCCTTGCCTGCAATACCTGCAACTGGGATCACCGTGGCATTGGGGTTGCCAAAGGCTGAGATGTCTTGGAAGTACAGGGATAGCTGGGTTTCGTTAAGTTCTGCAGCTTTGGCTAAATATGTGACTGTGGCTAGAACCAATACCAAGAATAAATTGGTGACTCTTTTCAGTACAATATTTGTTGCCATGGGTGGAGTCTGGCCAATTAGTAAACGAAGAAGTATGCTATCTAGTAGACTAGGACCTGGAAAGCAAGAATGACTCTGTGAGTTTGTAGTCCTTATGCTTTGTTGGAGTTTTGGCCTCTATTTATaattagagcatttgcatccgggatgcaaaaaaaaagttttattttctaccctcaaaatttactttatttattttaccatctcattttacaactcatcTAACATTCCgatttttacttttaaatataacttagtaaaataatataaaaaaattctctcttctctcccatTGTTCTAGTTACTAGGACTGTAAACAAGCCAAACTTTGTCGAGTAGTGCATGTTCAAACTTGGCTCGTcagaaaaaatcaaaagctCGAGTTTGGCTATGAGCTTGAGCTCGTGGAAAAGCAAAAAAGCTTGAATttggcttgattaattagttAAGCCAaactcaagcttaatatcaaactcAAACTCGAACTCAAGTCATGTTTTTGAGcttgaggtctaaaaaaaagtacattatTAAGAGTCTATTTGGATATCACTTATTactaaaaacactatagcaaaataatttttaaatgtgtgaatagtactgtgagagccagttttaaagttgtttttctgaagaaaaaaaaaaaaaaaaaaaaacttgcaggtcccataaacagtgcacgggacccaccaAAAACCACTGGACATGCAAAACTCTATCCAAACGTACACTAAATacttaaatctctaaaattaagaaaaaagaaaaagaaaatagtatagTTATTTTACCATGCATCTAGTCTTACTTATGATTACctattattcaaattaataatttacataattaaattcattcctTCATCATACATTGTTTACAGCTTCAACaattgttcaaaatataatttttacattcacGTTAGATGGTGAAGGATTAGAAAAATACCTATTTGTAACtattatgaatgagaaaatattaaaatatttcttaacttTACTTTAGATAATTGATAGAGAAGGATCATATATGAcctacttaattatttatttatttttaaatgtaactatagTCTAAAGTGTTTCTTGATCAATTTTAAAGTGaatgaaaaaattaaggtaatatAAGTAGGGGTCTCATGTTAGCCATGTCATTATTAAGATATgtgtaatgagtatatttagctaacacatataaacttataaatgagtCTATACTTGAATTGTTGTGTATCAAGCCTAATTGCTCATGAGCTTGTtcgtgaacaaatttttttacttgggcTCGGTGAGCCTAAAACTAAGGCTTAACCTTGGTTTATTTATAAACAGACAAACATGAACGAGCTTTTTATCGAGCCGAgtacaagttgttcatgatcGGTTTTGTTCATTTATGACCCTAAGATCTACCCAACAACTCCTCCACATTGCTACCTGCCAACGTTACCCAcaacccataaaaaataaaaaataaaataaaaaatcaccaagACCCCCCACTCCAAACCCAACAAAACACCAAGACCCCCACTACAAACCTAGCAAAACACCAAGACCCATCACCATTCACATTGCAAACCATCAAGAATCACCCATAAAACTCATACCAAATCCACCAAACCATAACAACCCACAAACCACCagccaccacaaccacaaacctggaaaaatcaacaaaattttcagcCACCACTGCCAAAAACTGCAAGATCCATACCCACCGTCGCTTCACACCCACCATAGCCACAAGAACAcatcaaaaccccaaaatcCATTTTTGAAACAAATTCCAAAACCTAGAACaaacatattttctttcttaaacccTCAACCCAAAAATCCTCAATCCTCAAACCCAAGCAAATCTAAAAgcacaaacaattaaaaaaaaagtgagcttttggatcaaacaaaaaataaaataaaaaatagagagggagagaagaaagATCAGTGGCCACCAGTGGTGGCTTCGCTGTCGTTCACCATTGCCAGTAATGGTGATCATGGGTTCAACCCCCATAGGCTGAGCTcgagtagagagagagagagggatggTGAGAATAGAGGGTGAAGAAAGAGGGAGACTCACTACCATGAATctgtgatggtggtggtgttttgtGGCAATGAATGAAGATGGCTTTGCTTTGAGAGTTTCAGCCATGGAGTTCTATGAGTTTAAGGATGTGTTTGTTTGGAAGTGAAATCGAGGGGATgaaaaactttggagagaaaacaagaagaaaaacttttttagaGTGTGCTTGGTTGGGtgggaggaaggaaaataaatgatgCGGCTCAGGTGTTTTCTCTCCTGgtccaccaaaaaattttctctccaaaatggagagaaaactgagAAGAAAAAACTCATGAAATGAGCttccaaaattacccttaaaatTTACCTTCAAGTCTCCAATGtgttgactttttattttttcctttcattttttcttcctttgttaCTGATGTGTTGacttctatttttaatttttccttgattttttttctttgttactgacgtgatggttttttttttttttcttcctttcttttgtcTGAACgtagcttcttttcttttcttctttttttattttctttaactttttctAGATTTGtagctttccttttttttttttttttttgtgctcatatgtttattttctcattattttggttggttttttttttatttcttttttttttttaacattttgttatgctttttatatatatatatatattatatatatatataattagtgtCTAtctatattaattaaaaaaaaaagtataatgtgttaccttttattttatttaatagggaCATGATGGTCAATTTATATGAactttattttcaacaaaacaaaaaaaaaaaaaaaatcatttatccacttttccacccttccaaccaaacataaatgagggaaacaaaaatattttttattctcccacttttctatcttttttgcattttctatcctctcaacCAAACGGATCCTAAGAGCATCCGTAACAGCCGtgctaaatgtgccaaatgccaaatatttggcacatttggcacatcaaacacaaaaaactccCTTTATCAGATGTTCCAAATCTTATTATTTTTGCAACATGTGAACAGTATCCTCACAAATTTGCCACTGTACGAACAGCTGTGgcataagtttttattatttttttattccactttctctctcatctctccatcagtctcactctcactctcaccctCAAACCCGAATCCTCTCCTCTCAAACCtcactctgtctctctgtctcccACTCCTCGTTTCTCTTGGCGCTGTCGCCCTGCTCGACCTTGGCTCCTCCGTGCTCACCAAGATGCTGACGTTCTCCGCCTTCGGAGATCCGATCCTGTGGCTCATCacactctctttcttcttcacctGCAGGTTCATCAAGACTGGGCTCGGGAACCGAATCGCTTACCAGCTCGTCATTGGCGCGAATTTGACTTTCAACACGATCAAGCAGAGGATCGGGTGGACCGATTGGGCCAAGGCAGCGATCGTGCTTGGGTTGGTGTCGTTGATTGTTGGGTTGATTTGTAATGAGGTCCGGTGGTATGGGtgtggggttttgatttgtgggAGTGGGTTTTGGGTCGTGGTGGTGCAGTGGCAGCATGGGGCCATGGTTGTGGCTGGGTATTAATCAATCAAAGATCTCTCTCTGCCTCCAAACCAAAACAGAGCAAGAAACACAtccaaaac of Quercus lobata isolate SW786 chromosome 8, ValleyOak3.0 Primary Assembly, whole genome shotgun sequence contains these proteins:
- the LOC115958380 gene encoding dirigent protein 1-like is translated as MATNIVLKRVTNLFLVLVLATVTYLAKAAELNETQLSLYFQDISAFGNPNATVIPVAGIAGKAWTFTQFGTVFVTDDYITETSDPKSPEVGRAQGMYVTAGLDGLNSHVMISIVFTNKEYNGSTIQIQGVSKQFEAVREVAVVAGTGKFRFARGYATFETYFLDIPAQYSVIRCNVTVQHY